TGTAGCCAGCTCTAAGAACCATTCGTTTTTTCCCATTTTTATCTGCAGATCGCCCCCATATCGGTGCCATAATTGCTGCAATTAAAAAGCTAGCAGAAAATACTACACCTGACCATAAAGAAATATCGCCTTCCGATACGCCCAATTCTAGTAAGTATACCGGTAAAAACGGAATAATCATCGTATAGCTCGCCGCTGAAAAAATAACACTAAAACATAATGTCCATAAATTTCTCTGCCAATTCATAAAAACGCCTCCAAGTTACTCCGTAGCAGACGAATTTTGATACCGTTTAATTTTTTCTTTTAATTGTTTAAATCCGCCCATTTGAGTCACTAACATACCAATCATCATTAACGTACAACCGGTTAGCTCTCTTACTCCAAGAATTTCCCCCAATAAGAAATAACCTGCTAATGCACCGAATACAGTCTCCATACTCATAATAACCGCAGCATGCGCAGGCTCTGCATATTTCTGCCCTACAATTTGAAGCGTATAAGCAACACCAACTGACATTAACCCTCCATAAGCAATTGGTACTGCACAATCGATAATACTTGCTAAAGAAATCGTTTCTGTTACGATTGCTACTATCCCACTAAATAAAGCACAAAAGAAAAACTGAAAAAATGCCAATTGAATTGAATTAATTGCTTTTGCATAACGATCAATCACCAAAATATGTACTGTCCAAAAAAAAGCACTTCCTACAACCAATAAATCACCATATTCCATATAAAATCCTTCTTTTACACAAAGAAAATATAGTCCTATGATAGATAAGAATGCACCAAACCATGTACTTCCACTAATATGTTGTTTTAAAAGAAACCCAACTAACGGAACAAATATAATATATAAACACGTAACAAAAGCCGCCTTACCGGCAGTTGTATAGATTAAACCAATTTGCTGTAATGACACCGCAATACACATAATTAAGCCTGTAAATAAGCCAACTTTCCAAGCACTTGTTTTGCTATCCTGCTTATCCTTCTCCTCTTTTGAATCACGGAAATAATATAAAAGTGGCAACAAGGAGAAACACCCCAAAGCAAAACGTACTCCCGTATAAGTAAATGGTCCAATATATTCCATTCCTGCCCGCTGCGCAACGAAAGCCACGCCCCAAATCATAGCGACAAGTAATAAAATCAAATTTCCTTTTAATTTCAAAATTTAAACCTTCTTCCTATTCTTAATTGATTTTATTTAGCAAATATTTTCATAATAACATCTTTATAATGATTTATGCAAATATTACTTTAAATTTATTTGCAAATTAATTTATCTAGGAATTAATATGTTTGCCATCAAACAAAATAGTCTATACTATTGGCAGGATAAATCTATAATATTGTCAAAAAATATATAAAAATAACTAAAGGACGGTGATTTCATGATAAATAAAATACGTATATTAGAAGAATTCTTGACTTTAGTAAAAATATCTTCGCCTACAGGAAATGAACGCCAAATAGCAGATTATTTAAAAAATCTCTTAACGGATATTGGGCTAACCGTAACTGAAGATAAAACGGGCGAGTCTTTTGGCGGCAATTGTGGTAACGTAATCGCCTATTTGAATAGCACTAAAGCAAATACACCCACTTTGTTATTATCCGCTCATATGGACTGCGTTAACCCTTGTGAAAACGTAAAACCCCGTTTAAAAAATGGAATGATTACCTCTGATGGCACGACCATTCTTGGCGGTGATGATAAAGCGGGTATCGCCAGTATTCTCGAAGCTATTCGTATCGTTGAAGAAAAAGAAATTCCCCATGGCGGCATTCAAGTGATTTTTACTGTAGCCGAAGAAGGCGGACTCAACGGCTCAAAATACCTAGATAAAGAATGGATTAAATCAGATTTTGGCTTTTGCCTAGATTCTAGCGGCAATCCAGGTAAAGTTATTATCAAAGCGCCAGGGCAGGATAATATCACTGCTAAAATCAAAGGAAAATCTGCTCATGCTGGTATTGCTCCTGAAAGTGGCATAAATGCAATTACCATCGCCAGCAAAGCAATTGCCACTATGAAATCTGGAAGAATTGATGAAGAAACAACAGCGAATATCGGTATTATTCATGGCGGTATTGCAACAAATATTGTTCCAGAATATGTAGAAATATTCTGTGAAGCCCGTAGTTGTTCTCCGCAAAAATTAGCGAATCAAACAAAGCATATGTCAGATACATTTTCCAAAGTAGCGATAGAGAATAAAGCCAGCATAGATATTATTTTAGAGCATGAATATTCCTCTTACGAACTTGATACCAGCAGTCAATTAATCCAAATTGCAACAGAAGCAATAAAAAATGCACATATTGATTTAGAGCTTGCTGCAACTGGAGGAGGCAGTGATGCCAACTATTTTAATGCTAAAGGTCTTCCATGTGCTGTACTAGGTGTAGGAATGAGCAAAGTCCATACAACAGAAGAGTTTATCCTTGAAGAAGATCTTTATAAAACGGCCACCATCGTTTTAGAATTAATTAAATCCTGTGCCAACAAAGTAAAATTATAACAACGGCGCTAATAACCGAAAAACACCTTCGATCATCCGCTCGCCCCAATTGCGATTGTTATATTCTTGCAATGTAAAGGGGCGAGCCTCTTTCATATCGTCAGAAAAAATTCTTTTACAGCGTTTTGCAAATTCTTCATTGTAAAAAAACGCATTCACTTCAAAATTCAAAGAAAAACTGCGCATATCCATATTTGCCGATCCAATTGTTGCAACAGTTTCGTCAATTACCATCATCTTTGCATGCAAAAAACCTGGATATAAGAAAACCTCAACTCCATAGTCAAGAAGCTCACCTAGATAAGATAAACTTACCTTATGCACGACCATATTATCCGTTTTATGCGGAATCATAATCATAACTTTAATTCCTGATAAAACAGTTATTTTTATTGCTTCAATAAATGATTCATCTGGTACAAAGTAAGGTGTCTGAATACATACCGTGGATTTTGCCGAATTTAATAAATTCATTAAGTTCCATTTTATTTCTTCCTCAGCCGTATCTGGTCCACTAGAAACAATTTGCATGGGTATAATACATTCTTGATTCACCGGTGGAAAAAACTTTTCGCTATCAGAAAACTGTTCTACATTACGATAATTACATGCAAATAACCAGTCCTCAATAAATCTAGATTGAAGAAAATAAACACTTTCGCCTTGGATTCTTAAATGCGTATCCCGCCAAGGAGAATGTTCGGGACTAAGCCCCATATACTCATCCCCGATATTCATTCCACCTAAATACCCGATTTTACTATCTATAACAGCAATCTTTCGATGATTACGAAAATTCACCCTTAAATAATTGCTTATACTAATAGGGAAAAAACGTTTCACTTCTCCACCACAGTCAATAATAGGTGCAAAAGTTCTACTTGGTGTCAAAATACAACCAGCATGGTCATAAAGAAGCCTTACCTTCACTCCTTCTTTTGCTTTCTTAGCCAAAGCTGCAATAATTTTTCTGCCAATTTTATCATCACGAATAATAAAATATAGTAAATGAATACTCTCCTTAGCTTGTTTTATATCATGTAAAAGTTGAAAATATTTCTCTTGGGCATCAATAAAAATTTGTACATCATTATGAAACGTACAGGGACATGTGCCAACATTGTAATTAAAATTTAGTAGCTTCTGGTAAGTAAATAATTCTTTATGCTGTAATGCTAAAGAATCACCTTTTAGCTTTATTCTTGTAATAGTACTTAGATGATAAAAAAGATCTTGTTGTCTTTTCATTTCCAAAGTTTTCTTCTTCCGAATCACAATATTAGTACCAAATAATAAATACAAAATAAACCCGATAATCGGTAAGAACACTAACGCTAAAATCCAACTTAAGGCTAAAGAAGGATTCTTTCTTTCAATACATAAAATAAATAAAACAAATAAAAAATTGGCCAATAAAATGAAGATCATAATAAAATTGCCCGCAATATTCTCCATACACTTATCCTTTATCCACTGTTAACAGTGTCTTTATTTTCACACTACCTATCAAAAACTTCCCCCTAATAAAAAAAAATATGTATGGATATTATCCCCAACGAAAAAAAGACTTTTCATTTTAGAAAAGTCTTTTTAAAACTATCCAACCAAGTGTAGCCCAATAA
This genomic interval from Selenobaculum gibii contains the following:
- the cls gene encoding cardiolipin synthase, which codes for MENIAGNFIMIFILLANFLFVLFILCIERKNPSLALSWILALVFLPIIGFILYLLFGTNIVIRKKKTLEMKRQQDLFYHLSTITRIKLKGDSLALQHKELFTYQKLLNFNYNVGTCPCTFHNDVQIFIDAQEKYFQLLHDIKQAKESIHLLYFIIRDDKIGRKIIAALAKKAKEGVKVRLLYDHAGCILTPSRTFAPIIDCGGEVKRFFPISISNYLRVNFRNHRKIAVIDSKIGYLGGMNIGDEYMGLSPEHSPWRDTHLRIQGESVYFLQSRFIEDWLFACNYRNVEQFSDSEKFFPPVNQECIIPMQIVSSGPDTAEEEIKWNLMNLLNSAKSTVCIQTPYFVPDESFIEAIKITVLSGIKVMIMIPHKTDNMVVHKVSLSYLGELLDYGVEVFLYPGFLHAKMMVIDETVATIGSANMDMRSFSLNFEVNAFFYNEEFAKRCKRIFSDDMKEARPFTLQEYNNRNWGERMIEGVFRLLAPLL
- a CDS encoding M20/M25/M40 family metallo-hydrolase, which translates into the protein MINKIRILEEFLTLVKISSPTGNERQIADYLKNLLTDIGLTVTEDKTGESFGGNCGNVIAYLNSTKANTPTLLLSAHMDCVNPCENVKPRLKNGMITSDGTTILGGDDKAGIASILEAIRIVEEKEIPHGGIQVIFTVAEEGGLNGSKYLDKEWIKSDFGFCLDSSGNPGKVIIKAPGQDNITAKIKGKSAHAGIAPESGINAITIASKAIATMKSGRIDEETTANIGIIHGGIATNIVPEYVEIFCEARSCSPQKLANQTKHMSDTFSKVAIENKASIDIILEHEYSSYELDTSSQLIQIATEAIKNAHIDLELAATGGGSDANYFNAKGLPCAVLGVGMSKVHTTEEFILEEDLYKTATIVLELIKSCANKVKL
- a CDS encoding DMT family transporter, with translation MKLKGNLILLLVAMIWGVAFVAQRAGMEYIGPFTYTGVRFALGCFSLLPLLYYFRDSKEEKDKQDSKTSAWKVGLFTGLIMCIAVSLQQIGLIYTTAGKAAFVTCLYIIFVPLVGFLLKQHISGSTWFGAFLSIIGLYFLCVKEGFYMEYGDLLVVGSAFFWTVHILVIDRYAKAINSIQLAFFQFFFCALFSGIVAIVTETISLASIIDCAVPIAYGGLMSVGVAYTLQIVGQKYAEPAHAAVIMSMETVFGALAGYFLLGEILGVRELTGCTLMMIGMLVTQMGGFKQLKEKIKRYQNSSATE